A single Thermosipho africanus Ob7 DNA region contains:
- the tsf gene encoding translation elongation factor Ts, with protein sequence MIDAKLVKELRDRTGAGMMDCKKALEEANGDMEQAIEILRKKGIAKAAKKASRETGDGIIAAYVHFNKRIGVLVELNCETDFVARTEDFQELGNKIAMHIAAMSPRWVRREDVPQEVIEKEKEIYRDQLKDSGKPEHVIEKIVEGKLNKFFEENCLYEQKFAFDEDKTVEELIKESIAKIGENIRVSRFVKYTVGE encoded by the coding sequence ATGATTGATGCAAAACTTGTTAAGGAATTAAGAGATAGAACAGGTGCTGGAATGATGGATTGTAAAAAGGCACTTGAAGAAGCAAATGGAGATATGGAACAAGCTATTGAAATTTTAAGAAAGAAAGGTATTGCAAAGGCAGCAAAGAAAGCTTCAAGAGAAACTGGCGATGGAATTATCGCAGCTTACGTTCATTTTAACAAAAGAATTGGTGTCTTAGTTGAATTAAATTGTGAAACAGATTTTGTTGCAAGAACAGAAGACTTCCAAGAACTAGGTAACAAAATTGCAATGCACATTGCAGCAATGTCACCAAGATGGGTAAGAAGAGAAGATGTCCCACAAGAAGTTATTGAAAAGGAAAAAGAAATCTATAGAGACCAATTAAAAGATTCTGGAAAACCAGAACATGTTATTGAAAAAATCGTAGAAGGAAAATTAAACAAATTCTTTGAAGAAAATTGTTTGTATGAACAAAAATTTGCATTTGATGAAGATAAAACCGTTGAAGAATTAATTAAAGAATCTATTGCAAAGATAGGAGAAAACATAAGAGTTTCAAGATTTGTAAAATATACAGTTGGTGAATAA